From Streptomyces sp. NBC_00370, a single genomic window includes:
- a CDS encoding amino acid ABC transporter permease, protein MHDFLHTFFSWHEIWNVLPSLLTEGLGNTLLIAALAIVFGLVVGMLLAVLLLSGRRLVRLPARIYVDVFRGMPAIVTVSLVGLGLPAAGIRPFGRSPLGYAVVAVGLISAAYCAEIFRSGIQSVPPGQMQAGRSLGMSYLSTMRVVVVPQGIRNVLPALTGQFIVDVKESSLVYLLGLSVGQRELYFIAQEHQAATYNSSALVAAALCYLVITVPLTYFVNWLDRKMRNGPSGPRPAAAAPTPGTPLTGEEQPGVGLSAGPLDKEVRA, encoded by the coding sequence GTGCACGATTTCCTCCACACGTTCTTCAGCTGGCACGAGATATGGAACGTGTTGCCCAGCCTGCTCACCGAGGGGCTCGGCAACACCCTGCTGATCGCGGCGCTGGCCATTGTCTTCGGCCTCGTCGTCGGCATGCTGCTCGCCGTGCTGCTGCTGTCCGGCAGGCGGCTGGTGCGGCTGCCTGCCCGGATCTACGTGGATGTCTTCCGGGGCATGCCCGCGATCGTGACCGTCAGCCTCGTCGGCCTCGGGCTCCCCGCCGCCGGCATCCGGCCCTTCGGGCGCAGCCCGCTCGGGTACGCGGTCGTCGCCGTCGGGCTGATCTCCGCCGCCTACTGCGCCGAGATCTTCCGCTCCGGCATCCAGTCCGTACCGCCGGGCCAGATGCAGGCGGGGCGCAGCCTCGGCATGTCGTACCTGAGCACCATGCGGGTCGTCGTGGTGCCGCAGGGCATCCGCAACGTCCTGCCGGCGCTGACGGGCCAGTTCATCGTCGACGTCAAGGAGAGCTCCCTCGTCTATCTGCTGGGGCTCTCGGTCGGCCAGCGGGAGCTGTACTTCATCGCGCAGGAGCACCAGGCGGCCACGTACAACTCGTCGGCGCTGGTCGCCGCCGCCCTGTGCTATCTCGTGATCACCGTCCCGCTGACCTACTTCGTCAACTGGCTGGACCGCAAGATGCGCAACGGCCCGTCAGGTCCGCGCCCCGCCGCGGCGGCGCCGACGCCCGGCACCCCGCTGACCGGTGAGGAACAGCCGGGAGTCGGCCTGTCCGCCGGTCCCCTCGACAAGGAGGTACGGGCATGA
- a CDS encoding DUF5937 family protein, with protein MVVVLDVAGAGASDVVAGTSPLAELLSCLHVLAEPEHHPESRTWLARAGERLPASLTQELRYYSPLWARYRCRLFFPLRGPLGRELYDELDALLDLDLATFVPLAANAIRGVVFPGSNLLRSGRTEQREFVKACERRSFSRGELANALVDDPEAFRTGLVETVGHCAEAFFDEEWRRVGPRLSDVAARVREQLRTEPADAVLASVSPTATATQQPARVSYDKLQSARGKVRDRGCFLVPTMHGWPHLILKLDEGLPLVVHFIADDWEQRPSVSQSLVRDRLSAISEPARLELCRHLLSEPITTSELAGRMGIGEPQVSRHLRRLREVGLVTSQREGRMVYHRLHAELLLNLGADVLTTVMR; from the coding sequence GTGGTAGTCGTGCTCGACGTAGCGGGGGCAGGCGCTTCGGATGTGGTGGCGGGTACGTCGCCTCTCGCGGAGCTTCTGTCCTGCCTGCATGTTCTGGCGGAGCCCGAACACCACCCCGAGTCCCGCACCTGGCTGGCGCGGGCCGGTGAGCGGCTGCCCGCGAGTCTCACGCAGGAGCTGCGGTACTACTCTCCGTTGTGGGCGCGCTACCGCTGCCGGCTGTTCTTCCCGCTGCGGGGCCCGCTCGGCCGTGAGCTGTACGACGAGCTGGACGCCCTGCTCGACCTCGACCTGGCGACCTTCGTCCCGCTCGCGGCCAACGCGATACGCGGTGTCGTCTTTCCCGGCTCGAACCTGCTGCGGAGCGGCAGGACCGAGCAGCGCGAGTTCGTGAAGGCGTGCGAGCGCCGCTCCTTCTCCCGTGGTGAGCTGGCGAACGCCCTGGTCGACGACCCGGAGGCGTTCCGCACCGGCCTGGTCGAGACGGTCGGGCACTGCGCCGAGGCGTTCTTCGACGAGGAGTGGCGCAGGGTCGGCCCCCGGCTGAGCGATGTCGCCGCCCGGGTGCGGGAGCAGCTGCGTACCGAACCCGCCGACGCGGTGCTCGCGTCCGTCAGCCCGACCGCGACGGCGACCCAGCAGCCGGCGCGCGTCTCGTACGACAAGCTCCAGTCGGCGCGCGGGAAGGTCCGTGACCGCGGCTGCTTCCTGGTGCCGACCATGCACGGCTGGCCGCATCTGATCCTGAAGCTGGACGAAGGGCTGCCGCTCGTCGTGCACTTCATCGCCGACGACTGGGAGCAGCGCCCCTCGGTCTCGCAGTCGCTGGTACGGGACCGGCTGTCCGCCATATCCGAACCCGCCAGGCTCGAACTCTGCCGCCATCTGCTGAGCGAGCCGATCACCACGTCGGAACTGGCCGGGCGCATGGGCATCGGGGAGCCGCAGGTCTCGCGGCATCTGCGGCGGCTGCGGGAGGTGGGTCTGGTGACCTCGCAGCGGGAAGGCCGGATGGTGTACCACCGGCTGCACGCGGAGCTGCTGCTGAACCTGGGGGCCGACGTGCTCACCACGGTCATGCGCTGA
- a CDS encoding substrate-binding periplasmic protein, with product MRNLAMKATATGAVASAVLLLAACGGGDSSAGDKYGLHQSGTITAAVSTDQPPFASATKSGKPVGFIVDITDEVAKRLDVKVTYKASTVPGALQGLTSGQYDLAASGLGVTAERQKSVAFTKGLYWSTTDVLTRLDDKATALDAFKGKDVGAVTGSVQQDFVKSKMPGAKLSSFQTQPSAVSKLLSGGLDAFVVGGPDSDAYRKQYKNLRVAVSAPVDHATAMAVPKSNTKLQKATDAQLSKMVEDGTFMKIYDKWFTEAPAPELIKIWPGLAKQVNK from the coding sequence ATGAGAAATCTCGCCATGAAGGCAACAGCCACCGGAGCCGTCGCTTCGGCCGTCCTCCTGCTCGCAGCCTGCGGCGGCGGCGACTCGTCGGCCGGCGACAAGTACGGTCTGCACCAGTCGGGCACCATCACGGCGGCGGTCTCCACCGACCAGCCGCCGTTCGCCAGCGCCACCAAGAGCGGCAAGCCCGTCGGCTTCATCGTCGACATCACGGACGAGGTCGCCAAGCGCCTCGACGTCAAGGTCACCTACAAGGCGAGCACCGTGCCCGGCGCCCTCCAGGGGCTGACCTCGGGCCAGTACGACCTGGCCGCCTCCGGGCTCGGTGTCACGGCCGAGCGGCAGAAGTCGGTGGCCTTCACCAAGGGCCTGTACTGGTCCACCACCGACGTGCTGACCCGCCTCGACGACAAGGCGACGGCCCTCGACGCGTTCAAGGGCAAGGACGTCGGCGCCGTCACGGGCTCCGTGCAGCAGGACTTCGTGAAGTCGAAGATGCCCGGTGCCAAGCTCAGCAGCTTCCAGACGCAGCCCTCGGCCGTCTCCAAGCTGCTCTCCGGCGGCCTGGACGCGTTCGTCGTCGGCGGTCCCGACTCGGACGCGTACCGCAAGCAGTACAAGAACCTCCGCGTCGCCGTCTCGGCGCCGGTGGACCACGCGACGGCGATGGCCGTCCCGAAGTCGAACACCAAGCTGCAGAAGGCCACCGACGCGCAGCTGTCGAAGATGGTCGAAGACGGCACGTTCATGAAGATCTACGACAAGTGGTTCACCGAGGCGCCGGCCCCCGAGCTGATCAAGATCTGGCCCGGTCTGGCGAAGCAGGTCAATAAGTGA
- a CDS encoding amidase: MSADSTPVSTPRTSSAPASRGLSRRAVLGSTAAVTGAVAVSAATAAPALAAAPPAAATPAAFTAALPSVSGIKKRSRLVDYEVTELAALLRAGATTSVKITQAYLDRIDRFNGPFETYADNGLYNAFVRVDKAGALAQARAADARFAKAGQHGHGHSGGHGDDDLPPLLGIPFGIKDSVAVKGFEAKDGSHAFDGNAALRDATVVHRLREAGAVILGHTICSAFSGSITGTFAGNAWGLKYVPGGSSQGSGVATVARLAAATIGEETGGSIVMPSAANGASGIKPSLGTSSVAGLMPLSPGYDVLGPIARSVRDASLILSVMLGPDPANDPLTLAAPDPFPAMPLTPRKGRKPLAGITIGIPQTDWMRTGAGVQVGVAPQDTYDDDHRAAFERLRRQLTSLGAKVKEFAGLDVTKAENDPYFSSSDVLATVDGSPVSPSSAVLSPNRYEIRYWDAVKDFAATRPADQAKTLQSQYGRRAPGESAASFESATRFGGAIPASVRVEGEHRRRTLQANYQAALDDAGVDFMLVMSLGAQIGPRTGNGFPVYRAYYQLPNALAWPMVSFPVGYDSTDAGLPITAQFWGPRFSEPEIVQAAIDYQDNYPEYHNAAPPDPRPAPAAERVPRALTAELPVPPELSNDPLIAEEALR, translated from the coding sequence ATGTCAGCGGACAGCACCCCCGTCAGCACCCCCCGTACCTCTTCCGCTCCCGCCTCCCGCGGGCTGAGCCGGCGCGCCGTCCTCGGCAGCACCGCCGCCGTGACCGGAGCCGTCGCCGTCTCAGCGGCGACCGCCGCCCCCGCCCTCGCCGCGGCACCGCCCGCCGCCGCCACCCCCGCCGCTTTCACCGCCGCGCTCCCGAGCGTGTCGGGCATCAAGAAGCGCTCCAGACTCGTCGACTACGAGGTGACCGAACTCGCCGCGCTGCTGCGGGCCGGGGCCACCACCTCCGTCAAGATCACCCAGGCCTACCTGGACCGGATCGACCGCTTCAACGGCCCCTTCGAGACGTACGCCGACAACGGCCTCTACAACGCCTTCGTCCGGGTCGACAAGGCCGGCGCCCTGGCCCAGGCCCGTGCGGCCGACGCCCGGTTCGCCAAGGCCGGGCAGCACGGGCACGGGCATTCCGGCGGCCACGGCGACGACGACCTGCCGCCGCTGCTCGGTATCCCGTTCGGCATCAAGGACTCCGTCGCCGTCAAGGGGTTCGAGGCCAAGGACGGCAGCCACGCCTTCGACGGGAACGCGGCCCTGCGGGACGCGACCGTCGTCCACCGGCTGCGCGAGGCCGGTGCCGTGATCCTCGGGCACACCATCTGCTCCGCCTTCTCCGGCTCGATCACCGGCACCTTCGCGGGGAACGCCTGGGGGCTGAAGTACGTACCCGGCGGCTCCAGCCAGGGCTCGGGCGTCGCCACGGTCGCGCGGCTCGCCGCCGCCACCATCGGCGAGGAGACCGGCGGCTCGATCGTCATGCCGTCGGCCGCCAACGGCGCGAGCGGCATCAAGCCGTCGCTCGGCACGTCGTCGGTCGCCGGGCTGATGCCGCTGTCGCCGGGGTACGACGTGCTCGGCCCGATCGCCCGGTCCGTACGCGACGCCTCGCTCATCCTGTCCGTCATGCTCGGCCCCGACCCGGCCAACGACCCGCTGACCCTCGCGGCCCCCGACCCCTTCCCCGCGATGCCGCTCACCCCGCGCAAGGGCCGCAAGCCGCTGGCGGGGATCACCATCGGCATCCCGCAGACGGACTGGATGCGCACCGGCGCAGGTGTCCAGGTCGGCGTGGCGCCGCAGGACACGTACGACGACGACCACCGCGCCGCGTTCGAGCGGCTGCGCCGCCAGCTCACCTCGCTCGGCGCGAAGGTGAAGGAGTTCGCGGGGCTCGACGTGACGAAGGCGGAGAACGACCCGTACTTCTCCAGCTCCGACGTGCTGGCCACGGTCGACGGCTCACCGGTCTCGCCGTCGTCGGCGGTGCTGAGCCCCAACCGGTACGAGATCCGGTACTGGGACGCGGTGAAGGACTTCGCCGCCACCCGCCCCGCCGACCAGGCGAAGACGCTCCAGTCCCAGTACGGGCGGCGCGCCCCCGGCGAGTCGGCGGCCTCGTTCGAGTCGGCCACCCGGTTCGGCGGCGCGATACCGGCGTCCGTACGGGTGGAGGGCGAGCACCGGCGCCGTACGCTCCAGGCCAACTACCAGGCGGCGCTGGACGACGCGGGGGTCGACTTCATGCTCGTGATGAGCCTGGGGGCGCAGATCGGCCCGCGTACGGGCAACGGCTTCCCGGTCTACCGGGCGTACTACCAGCTCCCCAACGCCCTTGCCTGGCCGATGGTCTCGTTCCCCGTCGGCTACGACAGCACGGACGCGGGGCTGCCCATCACCGCGCAGTTCTGGGGGCCGCGCTTCAGCGAGCCGGAGATCGTGCAGGCGGCCATCGACTACCAGGACAACTACCCGGAGTACCACAACGCGGCCCCGCCCGACCCGCGGCCGGCGCCGGCCGCCGAGCGCGTACCGCGCGCCCTGACGGCCGAACTGCCCGTGCCGCCCGAGCTGTCCAACGACCCGCTGATCGCCGAGGAGGCCCTGCGATGA
- a CDS encoding TMEM175 family protein — MSDSRADERNVVRLIALSDGIFAIAMTLLVLDIHVTPDLDGPHFQDMVEDLLPHIGAYALSFAILAGFWRDHRRILQLAQRVEGLSLRLSLAGLGAIALLPFPTTLLSEYASQTLSVVIYAATVIVIDLLQIAVLRTIHYQPRAAGSGPEPAHRNLITDLVSNVVVFGAALLIAFASPRGALWTLVLLVPLRFVLAHRARKRA, encoded by the coding sequence ATGAGCGACAGCAGAGCGGACGAGCGGAACGTGGTCCGGCTGATCGCGCTGTCCGACGGGATCTTCGCCATCGCCATGACGCTGCTGGTGCTGGACATCCACGTCACGCCCGATCTGGACGGGCCGCACTTCCAGGACATGGTCGAGGACCTGCTGCCGCACATCGGCGCGTACGCGCTGAGCTTCGCGATCCTCGCCGGCTTCTGGCGCGACCACCGGCGCATCCTGCAACTCGCGCAGCGCGTCGAGGGCCTGTCCCTGCGGCTCTCCCTGGCCGGGCTCGGCGCCATCGCGCTGCTGCCGTTCCCGACCACGCTGCTGTCGGAGTACGCGTCCCAGACCCTGTCCGTGGTCATCTACGCGGCCACGGTCATCGTGATCGACCTGCTCCAGATCGCGGTGCTCCGCACGATCCACTACCAGCCGCGCGCCGCGGGATCGGGCCCCGAGCCCGCCCACCGGAACCTGATCACCGACCTGGTGTCGAACGTCGTCGTGTTCGGCGCGGCGCTGCTGATCGCCTTCGCGTCGCCGAGGGGCGCGCTGTGGACGCTGGTGCTGCTGGTCCCGCTCCGCTTCGTCCTCGCCCACCGCGCCAGGAAGCGGGCCTGA
- a CDS encoding amino acid ABC transporter ATP-binding protein: protein MSEPVISVKDLHKSYGSNEILRGVSFDVAPREVVCVIGPSGSGKSTVLKCLNLLEQPSSGSVVVSGVPLTDPGVNVDELRARIGMVFQHFNLFPHLTVLGNLTAALRNVRKMKREDAEERARTQLGRLGLGHLADSRPANLSGGQQQRVAIARALVMRPEVMLFDEATSALDPELVKGVLDVMRELATSGMTMVVVTHEMGFAREVADRVIFMDEGRIAEQGTAQDLLENPSSPRLRAFLSQVL from the coding sequence ATGAGCGAGCCCGTCATCAGCGTCAAGGACCTCCACAAGTCCTACGGCTCGAACGAGATCCTGCGCGGGGTGAGCTTCGACGTCGCGCCCCGCGAGGTGGTCTGTGTCATCGGCCCCTCCGGGTCGGGCAAGTCGACCGTGCTCAAGTGCCTCAACCTGCTGGAGCAGCCGTCCAGCGGCTCGGTCGTCGTGTCGGGGGTGCCCCTCACGGACCCCGGAGTGAACGTCGACGAGCTGCGCGCCCGGATCGGCATGGTGTTCCAGCACTTCAACCTCTTCCCGCACCTGACCGTGCTCGGCAACCTGACGGCCGCCCTGCGCAACGTACGGAAGATGAAGCGCGAGGACGCCGAGGAGCGGGCCCGCACCCAGCTGGGCAGGCTCGGCCTCGGCCATCTCGCCGACAGCAGGCCGGCCAATCTGTCCGGCGGGCAGCAGCAGCGGGTGGCGATCGCCCGCGCGCTGGTCATGCGGCCCGAGGTGATGCTCTTCGACGAGGCGACCTCCGCGCTCGACCCCGAGCTGGTCAAGGGCGTGCTCGACGTGATGCGCGAGCTGGCCACGTCCGGAATGACCATGGTCGTCGTCACCCACGAGATGGGCTTCGCCCGCGAGGTCGCCGACCGGGTGATCTTCATGGACGAGGGCCGGATCGCCGAGCAGGGCACGGCCCAGGACCTGCTGGAGAACCCGTCGAGCCCCCGGCTGCGCGCGTTCCTGTCCCAGGTCCTCTGA
- a CDS encoding L-rhamnose mutarotase, with the protein MQRIAQVIRVKPEKVDEYRELHRAVPEPVLARLRACRISNYSIHLLGDRLFAYFEYHGDDLAADMAAMADDEATKEWWKLTDPCQEPVPEAAAGDWWTRLEQVFLME; encoded by the coding sequence ATGCAACGCATCGCACAGGTGATCAGGGTGAAACCGGAGAAGGTGGACGAGTACCGGGAGCTGCACCGCGCGGTGCCCGAACCCGTACTGGCGCGGCTGCGGGCCTGCCGGATCTCGAACTACTCGATCCATCTGCTGGGCGACCGGCTCTTCGCCTACTTCGAGTACCACGGCGACGACCTGGCGGCCGACATGGCCGCGATGGCGGACGACGAGGCGACCAAGGAGTGGTGGAAGCTGACCGACCCCTGCCAGGAGCCGGTTCCGGAGGCCGCGGCGGGCGACTGGTGGACCCGGCTTGAGCAGGTCTTCCTGATGGAGTGA
- a CDS encoding CocE/NonD family hydrolase: MTTIGTTGTTGTTGTSGEEIRLPDGGSVWRRTVRTPLRDGVVLVADLYTPHEEPAPAPVLLERTPYGRRDRRYSDGLHAHGGPIRPEDQAAFFAGRGFNVVRQDCRGRGDSEGTFVKYLGEATDGYDTVEWLAGQPWCDGRVATTGVSYSAHAQTALASLSPRHLAAMFVDSGGFASAYEAGVRMGGAFELKQATWAFRHAFQSPEVQADPVTLAALESQDMREWFQAMPWRRGVSPLRAVPEYEEYLLDQWERGPFDGFWKQLGIYGRGFYDDFPDVPSLHMVSWYDPYVRTAVENFQQLGERKTSPAYLVVGPWTHGARSDSYAGDVDFGAAATLDGNLAPDYLEFRARWFERHLGEHAGDDFPRVQYFLMGGGTGRRTETGRLDHGGGWRVADAWPPRETKPVRLYLREQGALTEAAPLAGIDTQVAYDFDPARPVPTMGGQITSGEPVMVGGAFDQRPDATVYGSEPPHLPLASRPDVLAFETEPLAADVAVAGPVEVRLSVSSNAPDTDFTVKLVDVHPPTPDYPNGYAMNLTDGILRARYRNSYEKPEPLYPGEVYEITVTAPDTANLFKAGHRIRLDVSSSNFPRFDVNPNTGENEAASRRRAVATNRVHLAPESPSWLTLFVLPA; encoded by the coding sequence GTGACGACGATCGGCACCACCGGAACCACAGGCACCACCGGCACATCGGGTGAGGAGATCCGGCTGCCCGACGGCGGCTCCGTCTGGCGGCGTACGGTGCGCACCCCGCTGCGCGACGGCGTCGTCCTCGTCGCCGACCTCTACACCCCGCACGAGGAGCCGGCCCCGGCTCCGGTCCTGCTGGAGCGGACACCGTACGGACGCAGGGACCGCCGCTACTCGGACGGTCTGCACGCGCACGGCGGCCCGATCCGGCCCGAGGACCAGGCGGCCTTCTTCGCCGGCCGCGGCTTCAACGTCGTACGGCAGGACTGCCGCGGCCGGGGCGACTCCGAGGGCACGTTCGTGAAGTACCTCGGCGAGGCCACCGACGGGTACGACACCGTCGAGTGGCTGGCCGGGCAGCCGTGGTGCGACGGCCGGGTCGCGACCACCGGCGTCTCGTACTCGGCGCACGCCCAGACCGCGCTCGCCTCGCTGTCGCCGCGCCACCTGGCCGCGATGTTCGTCGACTCGGGCGGCTTCGCCAGCGCGTACGAGGCGGGCGTCCGGATGGGCGGCGCCTTCGAGCTGAAGCAGGCGACGTGGGCGTTCCGGCACGCGTTCCAGAGCCCCGAGGTGCAGGCCGACCCGGTGACGCTGGCAGCGCTGGAGTCGCAGGACATGCGCGAGTGGTTCCAGGCCATGCCGTGGCGGCGCGGGGTCTCACCGCTGCGCGCGGTGCCGGAGTACGAGGAGTATCTGCTCGACCAGTGGGAGCGCGGCCCGTTCGACGGCTTCTGGAAGCAGCTCGGCATCTACGGCCGCGGCTTCTACGACGACTTCCCCGACGTACCGAGCCTGCACATGGTGAGCTGGTACGACCCGTACGTACGCACGGCTGTGGAGAACTTCCAGCAGCTCGGCGAGCGCAAGACCAGCCCGGCGTATCTCGTCGTGGGCCCCTGGACGCACGGCGCGCGCAGCGACAGCTACGCGGGCGACGTGGACTTCGGCGCCGCCGCGACGCTGGACGGGAATCTCGCGCCGGACTATCTGGAGTTCCGGGCGCGCTGGTTCGAGCGCCATCTGGGGGAGCACGCGGGCGACGACTTTCCGCGGGTGCAGTACTTCCTGATGGGCGGCGGCACCGGGCGGCGCACGGAGACCGGCCGGCTCGACCACGGGGGCGGCTGGCGGGTGGCCGACGCCTGGCCGCCGCGCGAGACGAAGCCGGTACGGCTGTATCTGCGCGAACAGGGCGCGCTCACCGAGGCAGCGCCGCTGGCCGGGATCGACACCCAGGTCGCCTACGACTTCGACCCGGCCAGGCCCGTGCCGACCATGGGCGGCCAGATCACGTCGGGCGAGCCCGTCATGGTCGGCGGCGCCTTCGACCAGCGGCCCGACGCCACGGTCTACGGCAGCGAGCCGCCGCATCTGCCGCTGGCTTCGAGGCCCGACGTGCTGGCCTTCGAGACGGAGCCGCTGGCCGCGGACGTGGCGGTGGCGGGCCCTGTCGAGGTGCGGCTCTCCGTGTCGTCGAACGCGCCGGACACCGACTTCACCGTCAAGCTCGTGGACGTCCATCCGCCGACCCCGGACTATCCGAACGGGTACGCGATGAATCTGACGGACGGCATCCTCCGCGCCCGCTACCGCAACTCGTACGAGAAGCCCGAGCCGCTGTATCCGGGCGAGGTGTACGAGATCACGGTGACGGCGCCGGACACGGCGAACCTGTTCAAGGCGGGCCACCGGATCCGGCTGGACGTGTCGTCGAGCAACTTCCCCCGCTTCGACGTCAACCCCAACACCGGCGAGAACGAGGCAGCGTCGCGGCGCAGGGCCGTCGCGACGAACCGGGTCCATCTGGCACCGGAGAGCCCGTCGTGGCTGACGCTCTTCGTACTGCCGGCCTAG
- a CDS encoding N-acetylmuramoyl-L-alanine amidase yields MLKRKSGRLLPAIVTSGALAASCLALLPSAAAQADGAQTGTAAGRQADFAAAAAEFHVPVSVLLGVAYQESRWDAHAGQYNTGGGYGPMNLTDVTPKMLADGAAGAAGRADLGKLTADPALHTLPAAAKLAGVPAERLRAGGRDNIRGGAALLASYEKALTGTTSADPADWYGAVARYSQSPDRKAAATFADRVYAGLKTGVRRQTTDGQRMRLAADPSVRPATAQLDRLKLRAAPAAPATECPATVDCTFVAADPSNGQVANRPADGMDVKYIVIHDTEGSYASAIATFQQPGGSSAHYVMRASDGAVTQMVPTKDLSFHAGNYWFNMHSIGIEHEGFAAQGATWYTQTQYQATADLVKYLAARYGIPLDREHLIGHDNVPGPVNSSVAGMHWDPGPSWDWSLFMSLVGAPTNVHRPGVGPVGSVVTISPAFATNKQTVRVCPAEDPSGNTPSCVNRTQPVNFLPVRTAPSATAPLFGDQALHPGGAAGTNEINDWGSVVQDGQQYVVAGRSVDWTAIWFSGKKVWFYNPLGKNTTIATGTKVIKGAGTAAVDVYGSGYPQPGEYPAGLSPSTETPLTSYSLPAGQAYVATQQPVSTDDYFATSKTLVVGGGKMYTIQFNHRVALVNASDVTVGTRN; encoded by the coding sequence TTGCTGAAGCGAAAGTCAGGACGATTGCTTCCTGCGATCGTCACGAGCGGCGCGCTCGCTGCGAGCTGTCTCGCGCTGCTCCCGTCCGCCGCCGCGCAGGCGGACGGTGCACAGACCGGCACCGCCGCCGGCAGACAGGCGGACTTCGCCGCCGCCGCAGCCGAGTTCCACGTACCCGTGTCCGTGCTGCTCGGTGTCGCCTACCAGGAATCGCGCTGGGACGCGCACGCCGGCCAGTACAACACCGGCGGTGGCTACGGCCCGATGAACCTCACCGATGTGACGCCGAAGATGCTGGCCGACGGCGCGGCGGGGGCCGCGGGCCGCGCCGACCTCGGCAAGCTCACCGCCGACCCGGCCCTGCACACGCTGCCCGCTGCGGCGAAGCTCGCCGGCGTTCCCGCCGAGCGGCTCCGCGCGGGCGGCCGGGACAACATCCGCGGCGGCGCGGCGCTGCTCGCCTCGTACGAGAAGGCGCTGACCGGCACCACGTCCGCCGACCCGGCCGACTGGTACGGCGCCGTCGCCCGCTACAGCCAGTCGCCCGACCGCAAGGCCGCCGCGACCTTCGCCGACCGGGTGTACGCCGGGCTCAAGACCGGCGTGCGGCGGCAGACCACCGACGGCCAGCGGATGCGACTGGCCGCCGACCCGTCCGTACGGCCGGCCACCGCGCAGCTGGACCGGCTGAAGCTGCGCGCGGCGCCCGCCGCCCCCGCCACCGAGTGCCCGGCGACCGTCGACTGCACGTTCGTCGCCGCCGACCCGTCGAACGGCCAGGTCGCGAACCGGCCCGCCGACGGCATGGACGTCAAGTACATCGTCATCCATGACACCGAGGGCTCGTACGCCTCGGCCATCGCCACCTTCCAGCAGCCCGGCGGCTCGTCCGCGCACTACGTCATGCGGGCGTCGGACGGCGCCGTGACCCAGATGGTGCCCACGAAGGACCTGTCCTTCCACGCGGGCAACTACTGGTTCAACATGCATTCCATCGGCATCGAGCACGAGGGCTTCGCCGCGCAGGGTGCCACCTGGTACACGCAGACGCAGTACCAGGCCACCGCCGATCTGGTGAAGTACCTCGCGGCGCGCTACGGCATCCCGCTCGACCGCGAGCACCTCATCGGCCACGACAACGTGCCGGGCCCGGTGAACAGCTCCGTCGCCGGCATGCACTGGGACCCGGGACCGTCCTGGGACTGGTCGCTGTTCATGAGCCTGGTCGGCGCCCCGACCAATGTGCACCGGCCCGGCGTGGGCCCGGTGGGCTCCGTCGTGACGATCTCGCCCGCCTTCGCCACCAACAAGCAGACGGTCCGGGTCTGCCCGGCCGAGGACCCCAGCGGCAACACGCCCTCCTGCGTCAACCGGACCCAGCCGGTGAACTTCCTGCCGGTCCGCACGGCGCCGAGCGCGACGGCGCCGCTCTTCGGCGACCAGGCCCTGCACCCGGGCGGCGCCGCCGGTACGAACGAGATCAACGACTGGGGCAGCGTCGTCCAGGACGGCCAGCAGTACGTGGTCGCCGGACGCAGCGTCGACTGGACGGCGATCTGGTTCAGCGGGAAGAAGGTGTGGTTCTACAACCCGCTCGGCAAGAACACCACGATCGCCACGGGCACGAAGGTGATCAAGGGCGCGGGTACGGCGGCGGTCGACGTCTACGGCTCGGGCTACCCGCAGCCGGGGGAGTACCCGGCCGGGCTCTCGCCCTCCACGGAGACGCCGCTGACCTCGTACTCGCTGCCCGCCGGGCAGGCGTACGTGGCGACGCAGCAGCCCGTGAGCACCGACGACTACTTCGCGACCAGCAAGACCCTGGTCGTCGGCGGCGGGAAGATGTACACGATCCAGTTCAACCACCGGGTGGCGCTCGTCAACGCGAGCGACGTCACCGTCGGGACCAGGAACTGA